A portion of the Platichthys flesus chromosome 7, fPlaFle2.1, whole genome shotgun sequence genome contains these proteins:
- the usp19 gene encoding ubiquitin carboxyl-terminal hydrolase 19 isoform X4: MASSGGTGMAGAETAGRRGGAQQRAGSGRDGCSDLSSSTSKKKQKDRANQESREAKRAAAAAAAVVDGVIAEVKKDVFVDWKQNVNEVTVRLRCGEGVQRIEDINTTFTDTHCHVCFPDGRQWSCQLQEEIEASCSRVQYKEKGGFLHVIMHKKIPFHIWPSLKSNKKEKEAAPTETKNDKELKIMPVALESSETHKLSSLQPQLHPLPPSLPAHSESRLDGGKTERGVKRCMKSKPACDTVDTVGVNSEAGDGSATTNKPVAITRGEQQPQEPSAKRTIVHQPKTTNKATASADNGAQSIKSDGNAPHTHLPAGRSPQTQRRVEDNRAERLGDGHEQKARAAVAAPSHTNKTQVEEERNQSSDRSGATSHGHENQPAAPVSNSDSVKPVSFNNEVEPEQKPEKSPVEQESEQGTPIRLQLGSRETEPLPTVGMAAKRDLSPGGAQRQGSCEGEEKRDQSKEEPSLEIKKQEAPEPMVNLQIVKSDSYEKGTDLMVVNVYMKGICRETAKVIFREQDFTLIFQTCDANFLRLNSDWEANTVFKWQVKLRNLIQPELCSYSFTPSRLDITLKKRHSQRWGGLEAPAPQVGGAKVAVPSSPACMEKSQPGSSQHSLPAKEEPPRVGEEKPKASSRVEEGGLDNVAPRTVSEHVAITKPEPTVTSPKPTCMVQPMTHAPPASKERHEEEEEKKVCLPGFTGLVNLGNTCFMNSVIQSLSNTRELRDYFHDRGFEAEINCSNPLGTGGRLAIGFAVLLRALWKGTHHAFQPSKLKAIVASKASQFTGYAQHDAQEFMAFLLDGLHEDLNRIQNKPYTETVDSDGRLDEMVAEEAWQRHKMRNDSFIVDLFQGQFKSKLVCPTCSKVSITFDPFLYLPVPLPQKQKVLSVFYFAKEPHKKPIKFLVSVSKENSSTFEVLESISRSVRVKPENLRLAEVGKNRFHRMFLPSHSLDTVSSSDTLFCFEVLSKDLAKERVVLLRVQQKLQVPNIPISKCAACLKPPVCEEDKLKRCTRCYRVGYCNQVCQRTHWPNHKGLCRPNTEYVGLPFLASVPESRLSYARLTQLLEGYSRFSINVFQPPFQSGRTSPESSQCRADLHPVPAASSDGVGSGDEAMGGSSPVGAGDMELESPSLLPEQAECGLVSAPHSVEAVSVSSSQTSLSTTRTSDSGFSEPVTTNSCCSLDPHAEKETSCEKAIRPEAAVTGYQQPSETASGHASQFYISLLDSNNKEQRLDENEDLLADLPEDVTLELVWKNNERLKEYVLVSSKELDYEEDPGSLSETARAGHFTLEQCLNLFTKPEVLAPEEAWYCPKCQQHREASKQLLLWRLPNVLIIQLKRFSFRSFIWRDKINDMVDFPVRNLDLSKFCIGQKDEMQQPPIYDLYAVINHYGGMIGGHYTAYARLPSDKNSQRSDVGWRLFDDSTVTMVEESQVVTRYAYVLFYRRRNSPVERPPRFHRPVGAESPTAAGATASQASGQSLFETDLDPEGPPTRTTEVPSDLFAHSGECTEPSYSNMEEVD; this comes from the exons ATGGCCAGCAGCGGTGGGACCGGCATGGCTGGAGCCGAGACAGCGGGCCGTCGCGGTGGGGCTCAGCAGAGAGCAGGCAGTGGCAGGGACGGCTGCTCGGACCTGTCCTCTAGTACCAGTAagaaaaagcagaaggacagagCCAACCAGGAGAGCAGAGAGGCCAAGAGGGCAGCTGCAGCCGCTGCAGCAGTAGTAGATGGGGTCATCGCAGAAGTCAAGAAAG atgtgtttgtgGACTGGAAGCAGAATGTTAATGAAGTTACTGTCAGGCTGCGCTGTGGGGAGGGGGTGCAGAGGATAGAGGACATCAACACCACTTTCACCGATACACACTGCCACGTGTGCTTCCCTG atggacgacagtgGAGCTGCCAGTTGCAGGAGGAAATTGAGGCCTCATGTAGCAGAGTCCAGTACAAGGAGAAGGGAGGTTTCCTGCATGTCATCATGCACAAGAAGATTCCCTTTCATATCTGGCCATCGCTTAAG TCAaacaagaaggagaaggaggcagCACCTACCGAGACCAAAAATGACAAGGAGCTGAAGATAATGCCTGTCGCCTTGGAGTcatcagagacacacaaactgtcctCCCTGCAGCCACAACTTCATCCCTTACCTCCCTCCTTGCCTGCTCACAGCGAATCAAGACTTGACGGGGGGAAAACTGAGCGGGGTGTCAAGCGCTGCATGAAAAGCAAACCGGCTTGTGACACTGTGGACACTGTAGGGGTGAATAGTGAAGCAGGAGATGGCTCAGCCACCACCAACAAGCCTGTGGCCATCACGAGAGGTGAGCAGCAGCCTCAGGAACCCAGTGCGAAGCGCACCATCGTACACCAACCCAAGACCACTAACAAGGCCACAGCATCTGCTGACAATGGCGCACAATCCATCAAGTCTGATGGTAacgctccacacacacacctgcccgCTGGTCGGAGCCCACAGACACAACGCAGGGTTGAAGataacagagcagagagactCGGGGATGGTCACGAGCAGAAAGCTCGAGCTGCTGTCGCGGCTCCCAGCCATACCAACAAAACTCAG gtggaggaggaacgAAATCAGTCGTCAGACAGGTCTGGAGCAACATCACATGGCCATGAAAACCAACCAGCAGCTCCTGTCAGCAACAGTGACTCTGTAAAGCCTGTCTCCTTCAACAATGAAGTGGAACCTGAGCAAAAGCCAGAGAAAAGTCCTGTTGAGCAGGAATCAGAGCAGGGAACTCCGATCCGCCTGCAGCTCGGATCAAGAGAGACGGAACCCCTACCAACTGTTGGCATGGCTGCCAAACGAGACCTTTCCCCTGGTGGTGCCCAGAGGCAGGGCAGCtgtgaaggagaggagaagagggatcAGTCAAAGGAGGAGCCCTCGCTGGAAATTAAGAAACAGGAAG CCCCAGAACCAATGGTTAACCTCCAAATTGTGAAGAGCGATTCATATGAGAAGGGCACCGATCTGATGGTGGTTAATGTCTACATGAAGGGaatctgcagggaaacagccaAGGTCATCTTCAGGGAACAGGACTTCACGCTCATCTTCCAGACATG TGATGCTAATTTTCTGCGGCTTAATTCCGATTGGGAGGCCAACACAGTTTTCAAGTGGCAAGTCAAACTCAG GAACCTAATCCAGCCTGAGCTGTGCAGCTACTCGTTCACCCCGTCCCGGCTGGACATCACTCTGAAGAAGAGACACAGCCAGCGCTGGGGGGGTCTGGAGGCCCCTGCACCACAAG TGGGTGGCGCCAAAGTTGCTGTGCCATCCAGCCCGGCCTGCATGGAGAAAAGCCAGCCAGGCAGTAGCCAGCACAGCCTCCCAGCCAAGGAGGAGCCACCGAGAGTCGGGGAGGAGAAACCCAAGGCCTCCTCcagagtggaggaggggggtcTGGATAACGTGGCTCCTCGAACAGTCTCTGAGCATGTTGCTATTACCAAGCCAGAGCCCACGGTTACTTCG CCCAAGCCTACCTGCATGGTGCAGCCTATGACACATGCACCTCCTGCTAGCAAAGAGCggcatgaggaagaggaggagaagaaggtgtGCCTTCCTGGTTTTACAGGACTGGTCAACCTTGGCAACACCTGCTTCATGAACAGTGTTATCCAATCCCTATCCAACACCAGAGAACTCAGGGATTACTTCCATG ATCGAGGATTTGAGGCTGAAATCAACTGCAGTAATCCGCTGGGAACAGGAGGCAGGCTAGCCATCGGCTTTGCAGTGCTGCTCAGGGCCCTTTGGAAAGGAACACATCATGCCTTCCAACCCTCAAAGCTCAAG GCGATTGTGGCCAGCAAAGCCAGTCAGTTTACGGGTTACGCCCAGCACGACGCTCAGGAGTTCATGGCTTTCTTGCTGGATGGGCTCCACGAGGACTTGAACCGCATTCAGAATAAACCATATACAGAGACGGTCGACTCGGACGGACGTCTGGATGAA ATGGTGGCAGAGGAGGCATGGCAGAGGCACAAGATGAGGAACGACTCCTTTATCGTTGATCTTTTCCAAGGCCAGTTCAAATCCAAGCTGGTTTGCCCCACATGCTCCaag GTGTCAATCACCTTTGACCCCTTCCTCTACCTCCCAGTCCCATTGCCACAGAAACAAAAGGTGCTGTCCGTTTTCTACTTTGCTAAGGAACCACATAAAAAACCTATCAAG tttttggttAGTGTGAGCAAGGAGAACTCCAGCACTTTTGAAGTCCTGGAATCCATATCCAGGAGCGTGAGGGTCAAACCAGAGAACCTGAGACTGGCAGAG GTTGGGAAGAACCGCTTCCACCGCATGTTCCTGCCGTCCCATTCTCTGGACACGGTGTCCTCCTCTGACACACTGTTCTGCTTTGAGGTGCTATCCAAAGACCTGGCCAAAGAGAGAGTGGTTTTGCTCAGAGTACAACAG AAACTCCAGGTCCCTAATATCCCCATCTCAAAGTGTGCTGCCTGCCTGAAGCCGCCAGTTTGTGAGGAGGACAAACTGAAACGCTGCACTCGCTGCTATCGTGTAGGCTACTGCAATCA AGTATGTCAGAGAACCCACTGGCCCAATCACAAGGGTCTCTGTCGACCCAACACGGAATATGTGGGCCTGCCCTTCCTGGCCAGCGTGCCAGAGTCTCGACTCTCCTACGCCCGCCTCACTCAGCTTCTAGAGGGCTACTCCAG ATTTTCCATCAACGTGTTTCAGCCTCCTTTCCAGTCAGGCAGGACATCCCCTGAGTCATCCCAGTGCCGAGCAGACCTCCACCCAGTGCCAGCAGCCTCATCTGATGGTGTTGGATCAGGGGATGAAGCCATGGGTGGGAGCAGTCCTGTAGGAGCAGGTGACATGGAGCTGGAGAGCCCCTCTCTGCTGCCTGAGCAGGCAGAGTGCGGTCTTGTCTCAGCCCCCCACTCTGTGGAGGCAGTGTCCGTCTCGTCCTCCCAGACTTCTCTCTCCACCACGCGAACCTCAGATTCAGGATTCTCTGAGCCAGTCACTACAaattcctgctgctctctggacCCTCACGCTGAAAAAGAGACGTCATGTGAGAAGGCCATCCGGCCAGAAG CTGCAGTAACCGGGTACCAGCAACCAAGTGAGACAGCATCAGGTCATGCCAGTCAGTTCTACATCTCTCTGCTGGACTCAAACAACAAAGAACAGAGGCTGGATGAGAACG AAGACTTGCTCGCTGACCTCCCTGAAGACGTGACCTTGGAGCTGGTATGGAAAAACAACGAACGCCTGAAGGAGTACGTGCTGGTGAGCTCTAAGGAGCTGGACTACGAGGAGGACCCTGGCTCTCTGAGTGAGACAGCCAGAGCTGGACACTTCACCCTGGAGCAGTGCCTTAACCTCTTTACCAAGCCTGAGGTGCTGGCACCAGAAGAGGCATG GTATTGTCCAAAATGCCAGCAGCACCGTGAGGCctccaaacagctgctgctgtggcgtCTGCCCAACGTTCTGATCATCCAGCTCAAACGCTTCTCCTTCAGGAGCTTCATCTGGAGGGATAAGATCAATGACATGGTGGACTTCCCCGTCAG GAATCTGGACCTGAGTAAGTTCTGCATAGGCCAGAAGGATGAGATGCAACAACCTCCTATCTATGACTTGTATGCAGTCATCAACCACTACGGTGGAATGATAGGTGGCCACTACACAGCCTACGCTCGCCTGCCAAGCGACAAGAACAGCCAGCGCAGTGATGTTG GCTGGCGTCTGTTTGATGACAGCACTGTGACAATGGTGGAGGAGAGCCAGGTGGTAACACGCTACGCCTACGTCCTGTTCTACCGGCGACGCAACTCCCCTGTTGAGAGGCCACCACGGTTCCACCGGCCTGTAGGAGCCGAGTCGCCCACCGCTGCAGGAGCTACTGCCAGCCAG
- the usp19 gene encoding ubiquitin carboxyl-terminal hydrolase 19 isoform X1, giving the protein MASSGGTGMAGAETAGRRGGAQQRAGSGRDGCSDLSSSTSKKKQKDRANQESREAKRAAAAAAAVVDGVIAEVKKDVFVDWKQNVNEVTVRLRCGEGVQRIEDINTTFTDTHCHVCFPDGRQWSCQLQEEIEASCSRVQYKEKGGFLHVIMHKKIPFHIWPSLKSNKKEKEAAPTETKNDKELKIMPVALESSETHKLSSLQPQLHPLPPSLPAHSESRLDGGKTERGVKRCMKSKPACDTVDTVGVNSEAGDGSATTNKPVAITRGEQQPQEPSAKRTIVHQPKTTNKATASADNGAQSIKSDGNAPHTHLPAGRSPQTQRRVEDNRAERLGDGHEQKARAAVAAPSHTNKTQVEEERNQSSDRSGATSHGHENQPAAPVSNSDSVKPVSFNNEVEPEQKPEKSPVEQESEQGTPIRLQLGSRETEPLPTVGMAAKRDLSPGGAQRQGSCEGEEKRDQSKEEPSLEIKKQEAPEPMVNLQIVKSDSYEKGTDLMVVNVYMKGICRETAKVIFREQDFTLIFQTCDANFLRLNSDWEANTVFKWQVKLRNLIQPELCSYSFTPSRLDITLKKRHSQRWGGLEAPAPQGAVGGAKVAVPSSPACMEKSQPGSSQHSLPAKEEPPRVGEEKPKASSRVEEGGLDNVAPRTVSEHVAITKPEPTVTSPKPTCMVQPMTHAPPASKERHEEEEEKKVCLPGFTGLVNLGNTCFMNSVIQSLSNTRELRDYFHDRGFEAEINCSNPLGTGGRLAIGFAVLLRALWKGTHHAFQPSKLKAIVASKASQFTGYAQHDAQEFMAFLLDGLHEDLNRIQNKPYTETVDSDGRLDEMVAEEAWQRHKMRNDSFIVDLFQGQFKSKLVCPTCSKVSITFDPFLYLPVPLPQKQKVLSVFYFAKEPHKKPIKFLVSVSKENSSTFEVLESISRSVRVKPENLRLAEVGKNRFHRMFLPSHSLDTVSSSDTLFCFEVLSKDLAKERVVLLRVQQKLQVPNIPISKCAACLKPPVCEEDKLKRCTRCYRVGYCNQVCQRTHWPNHKGLCRPNTEYVGLPFLASVPESRLSYARLTQLLEGYSRFSINVFQPPFQSGRTSPESSQCRADLHPVPAASSDGVGSGDEAMGGSSPVGAGDMELESPSLLPEQAECGLVSAPHSVEAVSVSSSQTSLSTTRTSDSGFSEPVTTNSCCSLDPHAEKETSCEKAIRPEAAVTGYQQPSETASGHASQFYISLLDSNNKEQRLDENEDLLADLPEDVTLELVWKNNERLKEYVLVSSKELDYEEDPGSLSETARAGHFTLEQCLNLFTKPEVLAPEEAWYCPKCQQHREASKQLLLWRLPNVLIIQLKRFSFRSFIWRDKINDMVDFPVRNLDLSKFCIGQKDEMQQPPIYDLYAVINHYGGMIGGHYTAYARLPSDKNSQRSDVGWRLFDDSTVTMVEESQVVTRYAYVLFYRRRNSPVERPPRFHRPVGAESPTAAGATASQASLIWRELEQEEEGLDEGPRRLFRSALWRPQSQRNREEEEKDRTEEPVRRHRGQRMSEYPDDDCVRYFVVGTLTAVLALLVNLLYPLLYKGN; this is encoded by the exons ATGGCCAGCAGCGGTGGGACCGGCATGGCTGGAGCCGAGACAGCGGGCCGTCGCGGTGGGGCTCAGCAGAGAGCAGGCAGTGGCAGGGACGGCTGCTCGGACCTGTCCTCTAGTACCAGTAagaaaaagcagaaggacagagCCAACCAGGAGAGCAGAGAGGCCAAGAGGGCAGCTGCAGCCGCTGCAGCAGTAGTAGATGGGGTCATCGCAGAAGTCAAGAAAG atgtgtttgtgGACTGGAAGCAGAATGTTAATGAAGTTACTGTCAGGCTGCGCTGTGGGGAGGGGGTGCAGAGGATAGAGGACATCAACACCACTTTCACCGATACACACTGCCACGTGTGCTTCCCTG atggacgacagtgGAGCTGCCAGTTGCAGGAGGAAATTGAGGCCTCATGTAGCAGAGTCCAGTACAAGGAGAAGGGAGGTTTCCTGCATGTCATCATGCACAAGAAGATTCCCTTTCATATCTGGCCATCGCTTAAG TCAaacaagaaggagaaggaggcagCACCTACCGAGACCAAAAATGACAAGGAGCTGAAGATAATGCCTGTCGCCTTGGAGTcatcagagacacacaaactgtcctCCCTGCAGCCACAACTTCATCCCTTACCTCCCTCCTTGCCTGCTCACAGCGAATCAAGACTTGACGGGGGGAAAACTGAGCGGGGTGTCAAGCGCTGCATGAAAAGCAAACCGGCTTGTGACACTGTGGACACTGTAGGGGTGAATAGTGAAGCAGGAGATGGCTCAGCCACCACCAACAAGCCTGTGGCCATCACGAGAGGTGAGCAGCAGCCTCAGGAACCCAGTGCGAAGCGCACCATCGTACACCAACCCAAGACCACTAACAAGGCCACAGCATCTGCTGACAATGGCGCACAATCCATCAAGTCTGATGGTAacgctccacacacacacctgcccgCTGGTCGGAGCCCACAGACACAACGCAGGGTTGAAGataacagagcagagagactCGGGGATGGTCACGAGCAGAAAGCTCGAGCTGCTGTCGCGGCTCCCAGCCATACCAACAAAACTCAG gtggaggaggaacgAAATCAGTCGTCAGACAGGTCTGGAGCAACATCACATGGCCATGAAAACCAACCAGCAGCTCCTGTCAGCAACAGTGACTCTGTAAAGCCTGTCTCCTTCAACAATGAAGTGGAACCTGAGCAAAAGCCAGAGAAAAGTCCTGTTGAGCAGGAATCAGAGCAGGGAACTCCGATCCGCCTGCAGCTCGGATCAAGAGAGACGGAACCCCTACCAACTGTTGGCATGGCTGCCAAACGAGACCTTTCCCCTGGTGGTGCCCAGAGGCAGGGCAGCtgtgaaggagaggagaagagggatcAGTCAAAGGAGGAGCCCTCGCTGGAAATTAAGAAACAGGAAG CCCCAGAACCAATGGTTAACCTCCAAATTGTGAAGAGCGATTCATATGAGAAGGGCACCGATCTGATGGTGGTTAATGTCTACATGAAGGGaatctgcagggaaacagccaAGGTCATCTTCAGGGAACAGGACTTCACGCTCATCTTCCAGACATG TGATGCTAATTTTCTGCGGCTTAATTCCGATTGGGAGGCCAACACAGTTTTCAAGTGGCAAGTCAAACTCAG GAACCTAATCCAGCCTGAGCTGTGCAGCTACTCGTTCACCCCGTCCCGGCTGGACATCACTCTGAAGAAGAGACACAGCCAGCGCTGGGGGGGTCTGGAGGCCCCTGCACCACAAG GTGCAGTGGGTGGCGCCAAAGTTGCTGTGCCATCCAGCCCGGCCTGCATGGAGAAAAGCCAGCCAGGCAGTAGCCAGCACAGCCTCCCAGCCAAGGAGGAGCCACCGAGAGTCGGGGAGGAGAAACCCAAGGCCTCCTCcagagtggaggaggggggtcTGGATAACGTGGCTCCTCGAACAGTCTCTGAGCATGTTGCTATTACCAAGCCAGAGCCCACGGTTACTTCG CCCAAGCCTACCTGCATGGTGCAGCCTATGACACATGCACCTCCTGCTAGCAAAGAGCggcatgaggaagaggaggagaagaaggtgtGCCTTCCTGGTTTTACAGGACTGGTCAACCTTGGCAACACCTGCTTCATGAACAGTGTTATCCAATCCCTATCCAACACCAGAGAACTCAGGGATTACTTCCATG ATCGAGGATTTGAGGCTGAAATCAACTGCAGTAATCCGCTGGGAACAGGAGGCAGGCTAGCCATCGGCTTTGCAGTGCTGCTCAGGGCCCTTTGGAAAGGAACACATCATGCCTTCCAACCCTCAAAGCTCAAG GCGATTGTGGCCAGCAAAGCCAGTCAGTTTACGGGTTACGCCCAGCACGACGCTCAGGAGTTCATGGCTTTCTTGCTGGATGGGCTCCACGAGGACTTGAACCGCATTCAGAATAAACCATATACAGAGACGGTCGACTCGGACGGACGTCTGGATGAA ATGGTGGCAGAGGAGGCATGGCAGAGGCACAAGATGAGGAACGACTCCTTTATCGTTGATCTTTTCCAAGGCCAGTTCAAATCCAAGCTGGTTTGCCCCACATGCTCCaag GTGTCAATCACCTTTGACCCCTTCCTCTACCTCCCAGTCCCATTGCCACAGAAACAAAAGGTGCTGTCCGTTTTCTACTTTGCTAAGGAACCACATAAAAAACCTATCAAG tttttggttAGTGTGAGCAAGGAGAACTCCAGCACTTTTGAAGTCCTGGAATCCATATCCAGGAGCGTGAGGGTCAAACCAGAGAACCTGAGACTGGCAGAG GTTGGGAAGAACCGCTTCCACCGCATGTTCCTGCCGTCCCATTCTCTGGACACGGTGTCCTCCTCTGACACACTGTTCTGCTTTGAGGTGCTATCCAAAGACCTGGCCAAAGAGAGAGTGGTTTTGCTCAGAGTACAACAG AAACTCCAGGTCCCTAATATCCCCATCTCAAAGTGTGCTGCCTGCCTGAAGCCGCCAGTTTGTGAGGAGGACAAACTGAAACGCTGCACTCGCTGCTATCGTGTAGGCTACTGCAATCA AGTATGTCAGAGAACCCACTGGCCCAATCACAAGGGTCTCTGTCGACCCAACACGGAATATGTGGGCCTGCCCTTCCTGGCCAGCGTGCCAGAGTCTCGACTCTCCTACGCCCGCCTCACTCAGCTTCTAGAGGGCTACTCCAG ATTTTCCATCAACGTGTTTCAGCCTCCTTTCCAGTCAGGCAGGACATCCCCTGAGTCATCCCAGTGCCGAGCAGACCTCCACCCAGTGCCAGCAGCCTCATCTGATGGTGTTGGATCAGGGGATGAAGCCATGGGTGGGAGCAGTCCTGTAGGAGCAGGTGACATGGAGCTGGAGAGCCCCTCTCTGCTGCCTGAGCAGGCAGAGTGCGGTCTTGTCTCAGCCCCCCACTCTGTGGAGGCAGTGTCCGTCTCGTCCTCCCAGACTTCTCTCTCCACCACGCGAACCTCAGATTCAGGATTCTCTGAGCCAGTCACTACAaattcctgctgctctctggacCCTCACGCTGAAAAAGAGACGTCATGTGAGAAGGCCATCCGGCCAGAAG CTGCAGTAACCGGGTACCAGCAACCAAGTGAGACAGCATCAGGTCATGCCAGTCAGTTCTACATCTCTCTGCTGGACTCAAACAACAAAGAACAGAGGCTGGATGAGAACG AAGACTTGCTCGCTGACCTCCCTGAAGACGTGACCTTGGAGCTGGTATGGAAAAACAACGAACGCCTGAAGGAGTACGTGCTGGTGAGCTCTAAGGAGCTGGACTACGAGGAGGACCCTGGCTCTCTGAGTGAGACAGCCAGAGCTGGACACTTCACCCTGGAGCAGTGCCTTAACCTCTTTACCAAGCCTGAGGTGCTGGCACCAGAAGAGGCATG GTATTGTCCAAAATGCCAGCAGCACCGTGAGGCctccaaacagctgctgctgtggcgtCTGCCCAACGTTCTGATCATCCAGCTCAAACGCTTCTCCTTCAGGAGCTTCATCTGGAGGGATAAGATCAATGACATGGTGGACTTCCCCGTCAG GAATCTGGACCTGAGTAAGTTCTGCATAGGCCAGAAGGATGAGATGCAACAACCTCCTATCTATGACTTGTATGCAGTCATCAACCACTACGGTGGAATGATAGGTGGCCACTACACAGCCTACGCTCGCCTGCCAAGCGACAAGAACAGCCAGCGCAGTGATGTTG GCTGGCGTCTGTTTGATGACAGCACTGTGACAATGGTGGAGGAGAGCCAGGTGGTAACACGCTACGCCTACGTCCTGTTCTACCGGCGACGCAACTCCCCTGTTGAGAGGCCACCACGGTTCCACCGGCCTGTAGGAGCCGAGTCGCCCACCGCTGCAGGAGCTACTGCCAGCCAG GCCTCTCTGATATGGCGGGAactggagcaggaagaggaggggctTGACGAAGGCCCTCGCAGACTGTTCCGCTCTGCGCTGTGGAGGCCGCAAAGTCAGAggaacagggaggaggaagaaaaggataGAACAGAGGAGCCGGTACGACGGCACCGTGGGCAGAGGATGTCGGAGTATCCCGACGATGACTGTGTGCGATATTTTGTTGTGGGCACGCTGACTGCAGTGCTGGCTCTGTTGGTCAATCTACTCTACCCTCTTCTTTACAAAGGCAACTGA